From one Peredibacter starrii genomic stretch:
- a CDS encoding SRPBCC domain-containing protein: protein MKPIILSLMVLLTTTLFGRAYGETPRKNQIETSVIIDRNITQVWEVFSDIENYLEWSTFIESIEGVLSEGEKITVFIQPPNEDGMEFRPTILKYDEKSELRWKGKLFFTGLFDGEHYFKFESISEDRTRLIHGEKFTGILVPLVLPQIKENTLKGFNEFNAALKNKVENN, encoded by the coding sequence ATGAAGCCCATCATTTTAAGTCTTATGGTTTTGTTAACTACGACCCTATTTGGAAGAGCCTATGGAGAAACTCCACGTAAAAACCAAATAGAAACTTCAGTCATCATCGATAGAAATATCACTCAAGTATGGGAAGTGTTTTCAGACATTGAAAATTACCTTGAATGGAGCACATTTATCGAATCAATAGAGGGAGTGCTAAGTGAGGGAGAAAAAATTACAGTTTTCATTCAACCGCCCAATGAGGATGGAATGGAATTTAGGCCAACAATTTTGAAATATGATGAAAAGTCTGAGTTGCGCTGGAAAGGTAAACTGTTTTTCACTGGGCTTTTCGACGGAGAACATTATTTTAAATTCGAGAGCATCAGTGAAGATCGTACTCGTCTCATTCATGGAGAAAAATTTACTGGAATCTTAGTTCCTTTGGTCCTGCCTCAAATCAAAGAGAACACTCTAAAAGGATTTAATGAATTTAATGCTGCTTTAAAGAATAAAGTCGAAAACAATTAA
- a CDS encoding RluA family pseudouridine synthase: MSEIEKSFSTEKYVVTHPVAIEQDGWRLDQFVMKCMPTLSRQYLKKKIDKGEVEISGRKSPHKPSVKVHYGERVTITTHNDGMIEDEYWHGKPVPRDQKPGIVFEDEELLVINKPPFMITHPAGKNLFYCATVFFETIYKKTIHSIHRIDRETSGLLLLGKNPKVSQRVALLFEEDKVRKCYFFIAHRRPGAKTFPFTARERMDREENKIPRGMMSVWPEDSEFGKESETHFELILDKGDYVLAMAFPLTGRQHQIRVHAAYNGYPLLGEKLYNGDPGVFMRFKDHLATPEDHDLLQIPRHALHATALKLTYPKDKMNYFIAPLPEDLAIWLEEKLDLKRSQVEEIIKAKVQEFLA, translated from the coding sequence ATGAGTGAAATAGAAAAATCTTTTAGTACCGAAAAATACGTCGTCACCCATCCTGTTGCAATCGAACAGGATGGCTGGCGTCTTGATCAGTTTGTGATGAAGTGCATGCCCACTCTGTCACGTCAGTACTTAAAAAAGAAAATTGATAAAGGTGAAGTTGAGATTTCAGGACGGAAGTCCCCGCACAAGCCTTCGGTAAAAGTTCACTACGGTGAGCGAGTCACTATCACGACCCATAATGATGGGATGATTGAAGATGAATACTGGCATGGTAAACCGGTTCCGCGCGATCAAAAGCCAGGAATTGTTTTCGAAGACGAAGAACTACTCGTCATCAACAAGCCTCCCTTCATGATCACCCACCCTGCCGGGAAAAACCTTTTCTACTGTGCCACTGTATTTTTCGAAACCATCTATAAGAAAACCATTCACTCTATTCATCGAATCGATCGTGAGACATCAGGGCTTCTTTTGCTTGGTAAGAACCCCAAAGTTTCTCAGCGTGTGGCGCTACTATTTGAAGAAGATAAAGTGAGAAAGTGTTACTTCTTCATCGCTCACCGACGTCCAGGTGCGAAGACTTTTCCATTCACCGCTAGAGAGCGCATGGATCGTGAAGAGAATAAAATCCCTCGCGGAATGATGTCTGTGTGGCCAGAAGATTCCGAGTTCGGAAAAGAATCCGAAACCCATTTTGAGCTTATTCTCGATAAAGGTGATTACGTTCTGGCGATGGCCTTTCCATTAACGGGACGCCAGCACCAGATTCGTGTACATGCTGCCTACAATGGTTATCCCCTTCTTGGTGAAAAACTTTATAACGGTGACCCAGGTGTCTTCATGCGTTTCAAAGATCATTTGGCGACTCCGGAAGATCACGATCTTTTACAGATCCCTCGTCACGCACTCCACGCGACGGCCCTGAAGCTAACCTACCCGAAAGATAAGATGAATTACTTCATTGCCCCTCTCCCTGAGGATTTGGCGATCTGGTTGGAAGAAAAACTGGACCTCAAACGCTCGCAAGTAGAGGAAATCATTAAGGCGAAAGTCCAAGAATTCCTAGCTTAA
- a CDS encoding bifunctional UDP-sugar hydrolase/5'-nucleotidase, whose translation MKILLCALLVVASCSFKKSQLENQKMKGHEELYSSPDEPKIQKLGEFEKRIVIAATNDVHGNYQAQTLEFTDDHNKTPQTTKVGGVDAIQSYYKILRDTYENVVLVDSGDIFSRASSSNTVRDFYSTLKYDALTVGLRDFNLKLPSTMNSSSDLFKKFAKDSPTPLILSNLYELKTARVVEWEGTKPYLLKDVNGVKVGIIGLIPDDIVANTPVHNRVGLFVENMIQSTLRQARLLRSLGADMIVVLTHQGIDCNSELAAEAKLPITKVNFEPQKDNVCNLKGVLGEYLERLPPQLVDVVVGGRNHQKMANFVNGTLVIAGFEDGKSFSFAEFTINTKTKKIIPEQTVVHQPVTFCHEFFKETNDCFTEDSSVNHVKRIPATFLGKPLEFSTSSPAEEPKTSSVFSKEDAAKGLISFTADIAFFPKTSGQSQLFILAVKGSELLNILEEDFNRNRGGNWTPSPYIEKGNELVLSVAGMEIERDKVYKILTDLESLQTHKKLAKNMSNSESMALATHSWDSFHEDAVNTQLAAQTR comes from the coding sequence ATGAAAATTCTTTTATGTGCGCTACTCGTAGTAGCTTCTTGCTCGTTTAAAAAAAGCCAACTTGAAAACCAAAAGATGAAAGGGCACGAAGAGCTCTACTCTTCACCGGATGAACCAAAGATTCAAAAGCTTGGTGAGTTCGAAAAAAGAATTGTCATTGCTGCTACCAATGATGTTCATGGCAACTATCAGGCACAGACTTTAGAATTTACAGATGATCACAATAAAACTCCTCAGACCACTAAAGTTGGTGGAGTTGATGCCATTCAAAGCTATTACAAAATTCTTCGTGATACTTATGAGAATGTTGTTCTGGTTGATTCGGGAGACATCTTTTCACGCGCTTCTAGCTCTAATACCGTTCGCGATTTCTACTCGACTCTAAAATACGATGCTCTTACTGTGGGTCTTCGTGACTTCAATTTGAAGCTTCCTTCGACGATGAACAGTAGCTCGGATCTTTTCAAAAAGTTCGCCAAAGACTCTCCGACTCCACTTATCTTGAGTAATCTTTATGAATTAAAGACTGCTCGAGTGGTTGAATGGGAAGGGACGAAACCATATCTGCTTAAAGATGTTAATGGCGTGAAAGTCGGAATTATTGGTCTTATTCCGGATGATATCGTGGCCAACACTCCTGTGCACAATCGCGTGGGTCTTTTTGTAGAGAACATGATCCAGTCGACTCTTCGCCAAGCTCGTCTTCTTCGCTCACTTGGTGCTGATATGATTGTGGTACTTACTCATCAGGGCATCGATTGTAATAGCGAACTAGCTGCAGAAGCCAAGCTTCCTATTACGAAAGTGAACTTTGAGCCGCAAAAAGATAACGTCTGTAATCTGAAAGGTGTTTTAGGTGAATACCTTGAGCGACTTCCTCCTCAACTCGTTGATGTTGTCGTAGGTGGAAGAAACCATCAGAAGATGGCGAACTTCGTGAATGGAACGCTTGTGATTGCTGGCTTCGAAGATGGTAAGAGCTTTAGCTTTGCTGAGTTTACCATCAATACAAAGACCAAAAAAATCATTCCTGAACAAACTGTCGTTCACCAACCGGTGACCTTCTGTCATGAATTCTTCAAGGAAACGAATGACTGTTTCACTGAAGACAGTTCTGTGAACCACGTGAAAAGAATTCCAGCGACTTTTTTAGGTAAGCCGTTAGAGTTTTCTACATCTTCACCGGCAGAGGAACCTAAGACTTCATCGGTTTTTTCGAAAGAAGATGCGGCGAAAGGACTTATTTCTTTTACCGCAGATATTGCCTTCTTTCCTAAGACTTCGGGTCAATCGCAATTATTTATTTTAGCAGTTAAAGGGTCTGAGCTTTTGAACATCCTGGAAGAGGATTTTAATCGCAACCGTGGTGGGAACTGGACGCCTTCTCCTTACATTGAAAAAGGGAATGAGTTGGTGCTTTCAGTGGCCGGAATGGAAATTGAAAGAGACAAAGTTTATAAAATACTAACTGATCTAGAGTCTTTGCAAACTCACAAAAAGCTCGCAAAGAACATGTCGAACTCAGAATCAATGGCGCTTGCCACTCATTCTTGGGATTCATTTCATGAAGATGCTGTGAATACTCAGCTTGCAGCGCAAACTCGTTAA
- a CDS encoding poly-gamma-glutamate hydrolase family protein, with protein sequence MLKFIIFTTLLSSLTFAQIQTKPGSQDHYKNFSELAAKNVEGEDYVIELKNRNSKILVMAFHGGYIESGSTELASAITSESFNFYTFKGLRVGEMDESSFTSSTLHLTSTNFDEPQLMELTSKADFCLGLHGFGGQEADFCVGGGNADERKELVKALTKAYPDYKSCELCCNPFNGTAKKNPVNRCKLQGIQVEMSPRVRKSILRDQTFLKSLSNVFKEYLDTL encoded by the coding sequence ATGCTTAAATTTATCATCTTTACTACACTTTTATCTTCACTGACCTTTGCTCAAATCCAAACGAAGCCCGGATCTCAGGATCACTATAAAAACTTCTCTGAATTGGCCGCTAAAAACGTGGAAGGCGAAGATTATGTGATTGAATTAAAAAATCGAAACTCCAAGATTCTCGTCATGGCCTTTCATGGTGGCTATATCGAATCTGGAAGCACCGAACTTGCCAGTGCCATTACATCTGAGAGTTTTAACTTTTACACCTTTAAAGGTCTTCGAGTGGGAGAAATGGATGAAAGTTCTTTCACTTCATCTACTCTGCATTTAACCAGTACTAATTTTGATGAGCCTCAATTAATGGAACTCACTTCAAAAGCAGACTTCTGTTTAGGTCTCCACGGCTTCGGGGGACAAGAAGCAGATTTTTGCGTTGGAGGCGGGAACGCTGATGAGAGAAAAGAATTAGTGAAGGCTCTCACTAAGGCATATCCCGATTATAAGAGCTGTGAACTTTGTTGTAATCCTTTCAACGGGACGGCGAAGAAGAATCCTGTGAACCGTTGTAAACTTCAAGGAATTCAGGTGGAAATGAGTCCGCGTGTTCGTAAATCAATTTTGAGAGATCAGACTTTCTTAAAATCTCTCTCGAATGTTTTCAAAGAGTATCTGGATACTCTTTAA
- a CDS encoding DUF6713 family protein, protein MRLYFAVSTIALLATHQVDAAYQKEWELFGVPGGIDFFLVFNFVAVFVLLMSLIKLASVPRANFLWRYLIPIMGLFTVTIHSIFMLKGHSEFTQIGSISILVLLLLSSATEVYLENSLSQRIKEYPDTL, encoded by the coding sequence ATGAGATTATATTTTGCTGTATCAACAATTGCTCTCCTCGCCACCCACCAAGTAGATGCTGCTTATCAGAAAGAATGGGAGCTTTTTGGAGTACCAGGAGGAATAGATTTTTTTCTAGTTTTTAACTTCGTTGCTGTTTTTGTACTACTGATGAGTCTTATCAAGCTCGCCTCAGTTCCGAGAGCAAATTTTCTTTGGAGATACTTAATCCCGATCATGGGACTGTTCACAGTCACCATACATTCCATCTTCATGCTTAAAGGCCATTCAGAATTTACACAGATTGGATCAATCTCAATACTGGTTTTACTTCTATTATCTTCGGCAACAGAAGTTTACCTTGAAAACTCTCTATCTCAGCGAATTAAAGAGTATCCAGATACTCTTTGA
- a CDS encoding SDR family oxidoreductase: MNENNDLIALECSPDELEICLKVMRSFAAKSEQLTLLSHEQRVAMFKAAGTISRPDREETKKRQKDVKKLRKQVEKEANRNARRLTGIRSAREIPVFSAPAQITFSERLEQEETNEYATPHDCYVCRQKFTKVHHFYDTMCPTCADLNYAKRFQTADLTGQVALITGSRLKIGYHATLMMLRAGATVIATTRFPVDSALRYSKEKDYDVWKDRLRIYGLDLRHTPSVEIFCRYIEQKYERLDILINNAAQTVRRPSGFYAHLMENENKSLAELPKEAVHLLEEFQTCVNKLQSIEFGADKNVPVAWNDRAPGVGIRASAKLSQIPYSIDNSLVAEEVFPEGKLDADLQQVDLRKTNSWRQRLGEVHTVEMLEVQLVNAVAPFVLCNHLVALMRKDYTGKKHIVNVSAMEGKFHRFYKEDRHPHTNMAKAALNMMTHTAATDFAKDGIFINAVDTGWVTDEDPAELSEKKTKLHDFQPPLDIVDGAARVIDPIFDGINTGKHWSGKFLKDYFPIDW; this comes from the coding sequence ATGAATGAAAACAATGATCTGATCGCCCTTGAGTGTAGTCCCGATGAACTTGAGATTTGTCTCAAAGTTATGCGCAGTTTTGCCGCTAAAAGTGAGCAACTAACTCTCCTCAGCCATGAGCAAAGAGTTGCCATGTTTAAAGCAGCAGGAACAATTTCTCGTCCAGATCGGGAAGAAACTAAAAAGCGTCAGAAGGACGTGAAGAAACTTCGTAAGCAAGTTGAAAAAGAGGCCAACCGAAACGCACGTCGTTTAACTGGTATTCGTTCAGCTCGTGAAATTCCTGTGTTCTCGGCCCCTGCTCAAATCACATTCTCTGAACGTCTTGAGCAAGAAGAGACGAATGAATACGCAACTCCACATGACTGCTACGTTTGTCGTCAGAAGTTCACGAAAGTGCATCACTTCTACGATACGATGTGCCCGACATGTGCTGATCTAAACTACGCTAAACGTTTCCAGACTGCTGATCTAACTGGGCAAGTTGCTCTGATCACAGGTTCTCGTTTGAAGATTGGTTATCATGCAACTTTGATGATGCTTCGTGCGGGTGCAACAGTTATCGCGACCACTCGTTTCCCAGTAGATTCGGCCCTTCGTTATAGCAAAGAAAAAGATTACGACGTTTGGAAGGATCGCCTTCGCATTTACGGCCTTGATCTTCGTCACACTCCAAGTGTGGAGATCTTCTGTCGTTATATTGAACAAAAATATGAGCGTCTTGATATTCTTATCAATAATGCTGCTCAAACTGTTCGTCGTCCATCGGGCTTCTATGCTCACTTGATGGAAAATGAAAATAAATCCCTCGCTGAACTTCCGAAAGAAGCAGTTCATCTACTGGAAGAGTTCCAGACTTGTGTGAACAAACTTCAATCGATTGAATTTGGTGCTGATAAAAACGTACCAGTTGCTTGGAACGATCGTGCTCCGGGTGTTGGTATCCGTGCTTCAGCAAAACTTTCTCAGATTCCGTACAGTATCGATAACTCGCTGGTGGCAGAAGAAGTTTTCCCTGAAGGAAAACTCGATGCCGATCTTCAGCAAGTGGACCTTCGTAAGACCAACAGCTGGAGACAGAGACTTGGTGAAGTTCATACGGTTGAGATGCTGGAAGTGCAACTTGTGAACGCGGTTGCTCCATTCGTTCTTTGTAATCACCTTGTGGCCCTTATGAGAAAGGACTACACAGGTAAGAAACACATCGTGAACGTTTCAGCGATGGAAGGAAAGTTCCACCGTTTTTATAAAGAAGATCGTCACCCTCATACGAATATGGCGAAGGCCGCTCTGAATATGATGACTCATACTGCGGCGACTGACTTTGCTAAAGACGGGATTTTCATTAATGCCGTTGATACTGGTTGGGTAACTGACGAGGATCCAGCAGAACTTTCAGAGAAGAAAACAAAGCTTCATGACTTCCAGCCACCACTAGATATTGTGGATGGTGCTGCCCGTGTAATTGATCCGATTTTCGACGGAATCAATACTGGTAAGCACTGGAGTGGTAAGTTTCTGAAGGACTACTTCCCTATTGATTGGTAG
- a CDS encoding class-III pyridoxal-phosphate-dependent aminotransferase, with translation MQVSNGQNKYYAESEEVKPLRIKDAERSFLISVEGKKYIDFGSGWCVGNLGWKNPELEKAIKNFNGPTYISPNLEYEPWIELAGLLSKIVPGKLTKCFRATGGTEAVEIALQAAKSYTGREEFIALDGAFHGNSIAAEGLVSDSPYFNWKKLKPPLNEEKLNELEKMLKTKKVAALIMEPISMNLGVMVPEFSFMQGMQDLCRKYGTLIIMDEVATGFGRTGKLFATEYFDIDPDIMCIAKALSGGAAPIGATIMKEEVGESLKKDNYPYSTYGWHPLSVAASIANVRFFQKHWGELQENIQFMNEYFRQRLSQMEFKKPVKMSIVGMAMNLDFGKSDYGEKVTKRALKNGLIVFEGITMFPALDIDFETAKAGLDILEKSL, from the coding sequence ATGCAAGTCAGTAATGGACAGAATAAATATTATGCAGAAAGCGAGGAAGTGAAACCTCTCAGGATAAAAGACGCTGAACGAAGTTTTCTGATTAGCGTTGAGGGGAAGAAATACATCGATTTTGGCTCCGGTTGGTGTGTGGGAAATTTAGGCTGGAAGAATCCAGAGCTCGAAAAGGCAATCAAGAACTTCAATGGGCCAACCTATATCAGTCCAAATTTGGAATATGAACCATGGATTGAACTCGCAGGTCTTCTGTCAAAGATAGTTCCAGGGAAACTCACCAAGTGTTTCCGCGCTACAGGTGGAACGGAAGCAGTTGAGATTGCACTTCAGGCTGCGAAGTCTTACACCGGTAGAGAAGAATTCATTGCACTCGATGGTGCTTTTCACGGCAACTCCATAGCGGCAGAAGGTTTAGTAAGTGATTCACCGTACTTTAACTGGAAAAAATTGAAGCCTCCTTTAAACGAAGAAAAGCTCAATGAACTGGAAAAGATGCTGAAGACCAAGAAGGTCGCCGCTCTCATCATGGAACCGATAAGCATGAATCTTGGGGTGATGGTTCCAGAGTTCTCATTCATGCAGGGAATGCAAGATCTATGTCGCAAGTACGGGACACTAATCATTATGGATGAAGTTGCCACAGGCTTTGGTCGGACTGGTAAGCTTTTTGCGACTGAATATTTTGATATCGATCCGGACATCATGTGTATTGCCAAGGCCCTCTCGGGTGGAGCTGCTCCGATTGGTGCCACGATCATGAAGGAGGAAGTGGGTGAGTCGCTAAAGAAGGATAATTATCCTTATTCGACCTATGGCTGGCATCCTTTGAGCGTGGCCGCATCTATCGCTAATGTGCGTTTCTTTCAAAAGCATTGGGGAGAGTTACAGGAAAATATTCAATTCATGAATGAATACTTTCGGCAGAGACTTTCTCAAATGGAATTCAAGAAACCAGTGAAGATGAGCATTGTGGGCATGGCGATGAATTTGGATTTTGGAAAATCTGACTATGGAGAGAAAGTAACCAAACGCGCTCTCAAGAATGGTCTTATCGTTTTTGAAGGTATCACTATGTTTCCAGCATTAGATATCGACTTTGAAACGGCCAAGGCAGGACTCGATATCCTGGAGAAGAGCTTGTAG
- a CDS encoding RluA family pseudouridine synthase: MSEIEKSFTNEKYTATYPVHTADDNLRLDQFVQKCLPGLSREYLKKKIEKGEVVISGRTPPHKSSVKVHFGERVTVTTHNDGVIDEELWHGKPVPRDEVPTIIFEDKDLVVINKPPFMLTHPAGKNLFYCATVYFESIYKHTMHSMHRLDKETSGVLLLAKNGKTSQKIRELFEADLVRKCYFFIAHKTPGARTFPFTAKQRMDRNENAIPEGMIYSFPEDSEEGKEAETHFELLLEKDDYVIALAFPVTGRQHQIRVHAACNGYPLLGDKLYNGNSQIFIRFKDSIATEEDHAKMQIPRQALHAVALRITYPTDKETKFIAPLPLDLANWLENVLKVESQSIIKQIETRLGTALSYF; the protein is encoded by the coding sequence ATGAGCGAAATCGAGAAATCCTTCACCAATGAGAAGTACACCGCGACTTATCCGGTCCATACGGCCGACGATAACTTGCGCCTCGATCAGTTTGTACAGAAGTGTCTGCCTGGGCTCTCCCGGGAATATCTAAAAAAGAAAATTGAGAAAGGCGAAGTGGTGATCTCGGGTCGCACTCCTCCTCATAAATCCAGCGTGAAGGTTCATTTCGGTGAACGCGTGACAGTCACCACCCATAACGATGGCGTGATTGATGAAGAACTCTGGCACGGAAAACCAGTACCGCGAGATGAAGTTCCGACGATTATTTTTGAAGATAAAGATCTGGTGGTAATTAACAAACCACCTTTTATGCTGACTCATCCGGCGGGCAAGAATCTCTTCTACTGTGCCACGGTTTATTTTGAATCGATTTATAAACACACCATGCATTCCATGCATCGCTTGGATAAAGAAACCTCTGGCGTTTTACTCTTAGCTAAGAATGGAAAAACCTCTCAAAAGATAAGAGAGCTCTTCGAAGCCGATCTCGTAAGGAAGTGTTACTTCTTTATCGCTCATAAAACTCCCGGTGCCCGCACTTTTCCATTCACAGCTAAACAGCGCATGGATCGAAATGAAAATGCTATTCCAGAAGGGATGATTTATTCTTTTCCTGAAGACTCTGAGGAAGGCAAAGAAGCTGAAACGCATTTTGAACTTTTGTTGGAGAAAGACGATTACGTGATCGCGCTAGCGTTTCCAGTGACGGGACGTCAGCATCAGATCCGTGTGCACGCTGCTTGTAACGGCTATCCTCTTCTGGGCGATAAGCTCTATAACGGTAATTCGCAAATCTTCATTCGCTTCAAGGATTCTATTGCGACTGAGGAAGATCACGCCAAAATGCAGATCCCTCGTCAGGCCCTCCATGCCGTGGCCCTCCGGATAACTTATCCCACAGATAAAGAAACTAAGTTTATAGCGCCCCTTCCGCTGGATCTGGCCAATTGGCTGGAAAATGTCCTAAAAGTGGAGTCTCAGAGTATAATCAAGCAGATAGAGACGCGTCTGGGAACGGCTTTATCCTACTTTTAA
- a CDS encoding HAD family hydrolase, which produces MIFFSDFDGTLTQEGSGLTRDFFEIIDHIHKHGHELVIVSGRSLSWGHFFLTHFPLKACIMEGGGVICYKDERDEIVEEPLVSVEELDRLRHFTTKLKHHYPHVPLSADSFGRLSDRAIEFHLMDEQWVEDVMAFMKQENIHFSKSNVHINFWCGKISKYLGVVHFLHKYRPKVTQNDAWFFGDAPNDESMFELFHNSVGVSNIEKCLHRLNHKPRIILEGEENAGPKGVLNYVKKLC; this is translated from the coding sequence ATGATTTTTTTCTCAGACTTTGACGGTACTCTAACTCAGGAAGGCAGCGGGCTTACTCGCGACTTCTTTGAAATCATCGATCATATTCATAAGCACGGTCACGAGCTGGTGATTGTGTCTGGTCGTTCTCTTTCTTGGGGACACTTCTTCCTGACTCACTTTCCGCTTAAGGCCTGTATCATGGAAGGCGGCGGAGTGATTTGTTATAAGGATGAGCGTGACGAGATCGTTGAAGAGCCGCTGGTTTCAGTCGAGGAACTCGATCGTCTTCGTCACTTCACTACGAAGTTAAAGCATCATTACCCGCATGTTCCACTTTCTGCCGATAGTTTTGGCCGACTTTCTGATCGTGCCATCGAATTTCATTTGATGGATGAGCAGTGGGTGGAAGATGTGATGGCATTTATGAAGCAGGAGAACATCCACTTCTCTAAATCAAATGTTCACATTAATTTCTGGTGTGGAAAAATTTCGAAGTATTTAGGAGTGGTTCACTTTTTACATAAGTACCGCCCTAAAGTAACTCAGAACGATGCTTGGTTCTTTGGAGATGCTCCGAATGACGAAAGTATGTTCGAGCTTTTCCATAACTCTGTTGGCGTGAGTAACATTGAAAAATGCCTTCACCGTTTAAATCACAAACCAAGAATCATTCTGGAAGGTGAGGAGAACGCGGGACCGAAAGGTGTTTTAAATTACGTGAAGAAGTTGTGTTAA
- a CDS encoding TIGR02117 family protein translates to MLRKFGYFLLAALTFILILTFFPLGGDDPNPEMEIYLLSNEIHTDIAIPVRNEVFDWESFLNPTDFKSRPTEWIEIGWGDRQFYFEMPTWDKFTLKLGFDALFIPDPAILHVNYLDAHPTTYSSHRRIRISKATYKKLVEAIRKEFQLRDSKPILIPNKGYTATDNFYESYGSFSLLRTCNVWTAEQLGAVGLKRPFWSPTKYGLEFMWQK, encoded by the coding sequence GTGTTAAGGAAGTTTGGATACTTCCTTTTAGCGGCCCTCACTTTCATTCTTATTCTGACCTTTTTTCCTCTTGGCGGAGATGATCCAAATCCGGAGATGGAGATCTATCTTCTTTCCAATGAAATCCATACCGATATTGCCATCCCAGTGAGAAACGAAGTTTTTGATTGGGAGAGTTTCTTAAATCCCACGGACTTTAAGTCTCGTCCCACTGAGTGGATCGAGATCGGTTGGGGTGATCGACAATTCTATTTTGAGATGCCAACTTGGGACAAGTTCACGCTGAAGCTCGGTTTCGATGCTCTTTTCATTCCTGATCCCGCGATCCTTCATGTGAATTATCTGGATGCTCATCCGACCACTTATTCAAGTCATAGACGGATTCGCATTTCTAAAGCGACTTATAAGAAGTTAGTGGAAGCAATTCGTAAGGAGTTCCAGTTAAGAGATAGCAAACCGATTCTTATTCCGAATAAGGGTTATACAGCAACTGATAACTTTTATGAAAGCTATGGCTCGTTCTCACTTCTCAGAACTTGTAATGTCTGGACCGCGGAGCAACTGGGGGCAGTCGGCTTAAAAAGGCCCTTTTGGTCTCCGACGAAGTATGGCCTTGAATTTATGTGGCAAAAATAG
- a CDS encoding LysR family transcriptional regulator has translation MDWNLLKSFAYVVKEGSLSAASRALNSTQPTIGRHIAILEEQFGFSLFTRSRDGLEPTEEALDLYPDVEAMLTRFDSFVRRLEGEKDEESGTVRIATSEVMGIEVLPDMLKKFHRAHPKIKIELSLSNKNENLLKRDADLAIRLNKPAQEALLAKFVGNVSVHFYAHKDYLKTYGTPKKLNELKDHVIIGPDREQVFLSALEKFGININREDCDFRLDNQVGQIELLRKGLGIGVMQKPLAKRSSALVAILEKEFQYQMPVWAVMHEDLRTNSRVRLVYNFLIEEFQKYTSVSSS, from the coding sequence ATGGATTGGAATTTATTGAAGTCATTTGCCTATGTTGTGAAAGAGGGTTCTCTTTCTGCGGCCTCAAGAGCGCTAAATTCAACTCAGCCTACAATTGGACGGCATATTGCGATTCTTGAAGAACAATTTGGTTTTTCTCTTTTTACCAGGTCGAGAGATGGTCTGGAGCCGACGGAAGAGGCATTAGATTTATATCCTGATGTTGAGGCAATGCTGACCAGATTTGATTCCTTTGTCCGTCGATTAGAAGGTGAAAAAGATGAGGAGAGCGGAACTGTTCGCATTGCTACCAGTGAAGTCATGGGCATCGAAGTTCTACCAGATATGCTTAAGAAGTTTCATAGGGCCCATCCTAAAATCAAGATTGAGCTTAGCCTGTCCAATAAAAATGAAAATCTTTTAAAACGCGATGCTGACCTTGCGATAAGACTTAATAAACCTGCTCAAGAAGCTCTTCTGGCAAAATTCGTGGGGAATGTTTCGGTACACTTTTACGCTCACAAAGATTACTTAAAGACCTATGGTACGCCAAAGAAACTTAATGAATTAAAGGACCATGTCATCATTGGACCAGATAGAGAGCAAGTATTTTTATCTGCTCTTGAAAAGTTTGGAATTAATATCAATCGAGAGGATTGTGACTTCAGGCTTGATAATCAAGTTGGACAAATAGAGCTTTTAAGAAAGGGGCTGGGTATAGGGGTTATGCAAAAGCCACTGGCAAAAAGAAGCTCAGCTCTCGTTGCTATCTTAGAGAAGGAATTTCAATATCAAATGCCTGTATGGGCAGTCATGCACGAAGATTTAAGAACCAATTCAAGAGTGCGCTTAGTGTACAATTTTCTGATTGAAGAATTTCAAAAATATACTTCTGTATCATCTAGTTAA